From the genome of Mycobacterium dioxanotrophicus, one region includes:
- a CDS encoding MCE family protein: protein MSDGNAKKSHVRIAAAILAAIVAVAVVFTYLSYTAAFTSTDTVTVTAPRAGLVMEQDAKVKYRGIQVGQVKNIEYAGHEAKLTLSIKSDEMRYIPSNAGVRIAGNTIFGAKSVEFLTPDNPDRKSLRPGTNVAAKDVQLEVNTLFQTLSDVLNKIDPVNLNATVSALGEGLRGHGDDLGAAITGLNQYLQQFNPKLPTLQDDFAKAAVVANIYGDAGPDLAKVIDNVPALNKTIIDEKDDLNATLLAAIGLANNGTATLAPAADNYIAAIQRLRAPLKVASDYSPEFGCILKGTRVATERFAPIIGGIRPGLFVSSNFLPGSPAYTYPESLPIVNASGGPNCRGLPDIPSKQFGGSWYHSPFLVTDNAYVPFQPNTEVQFDAPSTLQFLFNGAFAEKDRF, encoded by the coding sequence ATGTCTGACGGAAACGCGAAGAAGAGCCATGTCAGGATCGCCGCGGCGATCCTGGCGGCGATCGTGGCCGTGGCCGTGGTCTTCACCTACCTCTCCTATACGGCCGCGTTCACCAGCACCGACACCGTGACGGTCACCGCGCCGCGGGCCGGCCTGGTGATGGAGCAGGACGCCAAGGTCAAGTACCGCGGCATCCAGGTCGGTCAGGTCAAGAACATCGAGTACGCCGGCCACGAGGCCAAGCTGACGTTGTCGATCAAGAGCGACGAGATGCGCTACATCCCGTCGAACGCCGGGGTGCGGATCGCGGGCAACACCATCTTCGGCGCCAAATCGGTCGAGTTCCTGACGCCGGACAACCCGGACAGGAAGTCGCTGCGGCCGGGCACCAACGTCGCCGCCAAGGACGTGCAGCTGGAGGTCAACACGCTCTTCCAGACCCTGTCGGACGTGCTGAACAAGATCGACCCGGTCAACCTGAACGCGACCGTGAGTGCGCTGGGGGAGGGCCTGCGCGGCCACGGTGATGACCTGGGCGCCGCGATCACGGGGCTGAATCAGTATCTGCAGCAATTCAACCCGAAGTTGCCGACGCTGCAGGACGACTTCGCCAAGGCCGCCGTCGTGGCCAACATCTACGGTGACGCCGGCCCCGACCTGGCCAAGGTCATCGACAACGTGCCCGCGCTCAACAAGACCATCATCGACGAGAAGGACGACCTGAACGCGACGCTGCTCGCCGCGATCGGGCTGGCCAACAACGGAACCGCGACCCTGGCTCCGGCCGCCGACAACTACATCGCCGCCATCCAGCGACTGCGGGCCCCACTGAAGGTGGCCAGCGACTACTCACCCGAATTCGGCTGCATCCTCAAGGGAACCAGGGTCGCGACCGAACGCTTCGCCCCGATCATCGGCGGTATCCGGCCCGGCCTGTTCGTGTCGTCGAACTTCCTGCCCGGCTCGCCGGCCTACACCTACCCGGAAAGCCTGCCCATCGTGAACGCATCCGGCGGTCCGAACTGCCGCGGTTTGCCCGACATTCCGAGTAAGCAGTTCGGTGGCAGCTGGTACCACTCGCCGTTCCTTGTCACCGACAACGCCTACGTGCCGTTCCAACCGAACACCGAAGTGCAGTTCGACGCTCCGTCGACCCTGCAGTTCCTGTTCAACGGTGCGTTCGCGGAAAAGGACAGATTCTGA
- a CDS encoding MCE family protein, with protein sequence MASSTHHDRTMLKVAIFAIAMLLVAAMLVVVFGQFRFSSNHSYHATFTEASRLKAGQDVRIAGVAVGTVNKVKLNPDNTVDVAFDVNKRYQLYTSSRALVRYQNLVGDRYMEIAAGPGELRKLPPGGTIAIQNTQPALDLDALLGGLRPVLKGLDGAKVNEISNAVIELLQGQGGAISNLLTSTGAFTQNLAARDQLIGDVITNLNTVLGTVDEKGAKFDASVDELQKLITGLAQGRDPIAGAIGPLASAENDLTSMLQQSRRPLQAVIENARPFAQRLDERKADVNKVIEPLAENYLRLNALGAYGAFFNIYYCSIRMKINGPAGSDLLIPFGGPPDPSKGRCSDNG encoded by the coding sequence ATGGCGTCAAGCACGCATCACGACCGAACCATGCTCAAGGTCGCCATCTTCGCCATCGCCATGCTGCTGGTGGCGGCCATGCTGGTCGTCGTGTTCGGCCAGTTCCGGTTCTCGTCGAATCACAGCTATCACGCCACGTTCACCGAGGCGTCCCGGCTGAAGGCGGGCCAGGACGTGCGGATCGCGGGCGTGGCCGTCGGCACCGTCAACAAGGTCAAGCTCAACCCGGACAACACCGTCGACGTCGCCTTCGACGTGAACAAGCGCTACCAGCTCTACACCTCCAGCCGTGCGCTGGTCCGGTATCAGAACCTGGTCGGCGACCGGTACATGGAAATCGCCGCAGGCCCGGGTGAGCTGCGCAAACTGCCGCCCGGCGGCACCATCGCCATCCAGAACACCCAGCCCGCGCTGGACCTCGACGCGCTTCTCGGTGGGTTGCGTCCGGTGCTCAAGGGGCTGGACGGCGCCAAGGTCAACGAGATCTCCAACGCGGTGATCGAGCTGCTGCAGGGCCAGGGCGGCGCCATCTCGAACCTGCTGACCAGCACCGGTGCCTTCACTCAGAACCTCGCGGCGCGCGATCAGCTCATCGGCGACGTGATCACCAACCTCAACACCGTGTTGGGCACCGTCGACGAGAAGGGCGCCAAGTTCGACGCCAGCGTCGACGAATTGCAGAAACTCATCACCGGGCTGGCTCAGGGGCGGGACCCGATCGCCGGTGCCATCGGCCCGTTGGCGTCGGCCGAGAACGATCTGACGTCGATGCTGCAGCAGTCGCGCAGGCCTCTGCAGGCGGTCATCGAGAATGCGCGTCCGTTCGCGCAACGTCTCGACGAACGCAAGGCCGACGTGAACAAGGTGATCGAGCCGCTCGCCGAGAACTATTTGAGGCTCAACGCCCTGGGGGCCTACGGTGCGTTCTTCAACATCTACTACTGCTCGATCCGGATGAAGATCAACGGCCCCGCCGGCAGTGACCTCCTGATCCCGTTCGGCGGTCCGCCGGACCCGTCCAAGGGAAGGTGCTCGGACAATGGCTAG
- a CDS encoding mammalian cell entry protein codes for MTEETALTQDTRPVRRKASRAAGPAGEAATTTTEVRVEPAIAPVRAKSATKMKPPPRRRPNGRLVLSVAGAVLAAATGGVGALTYVMFDEQRAAEAEQARDEQFVATATQTVVNMFSYTQDTIDESVNRFIDGTSGPLRDMMSQGNNADNLKALFRDTKASSETVVSGAALEKVDNIANNASVLVSVRVTVTDPDGVNAPSKPYRMRVVVHEDDNGHMTGYDLKYPDGGN; via the coding sequence ATGACCGAAGAAACGGCCTTGACGCAGGACACGAGGCCGGTGCGACGCAAGGCGTCGCGGGCAGCCGGCCCAGCGGGCGAGGCGGCCACGACGACCACTGAGGTGCGCGTCGAACCGGCCATCGCCCCCGTGCGTGCGAAATCGGCGACGAAGATGAAGCCGCCGCCACGGCGGCGCCCGAACGGGCGGCTGGTTCTGAGCGTCGCCGGGGCGGTGCTGGCAGCCGCGACCGGCGGGGTGGGGGCGCTGACGTACGTGATGTTCGACGAGCAGCGTGCCGCCGAGGCCGAGCAGGCCCGTGATGAGCAGTTCGTCGCCACCGCCACGCAGACCGTGGTGAACATGTTCAGCTACACGCAGGACACCATCGACGAGAGCGTGAACCGCTTCATCGACGGCACCAGCGGACCGTTGCGCGACATGATGAGCCAGGGCAACAACGCCGACAACCTCAAGGCGCTGTTCCGTGACACCAAGGCCAGTTCCGAGACCGTGGTCAGCGGAGCGGCTCTGGAGAAGGTCGACAACATCGCCAACAACGCCTCGGTGCTGGTGTCCGTCCGCGTGACCGTCACCGACCCGGACGGTGTCAACGCGCCGTCGAAGCCGTACCGCATGCGGGTCGTCGTGCACGAGGACGACAACGGTCACATGACGGGATACGACCTCAAGTACCCCGACGGGGGTAACTGA
- a CDS encoding MlaE family ABC transporter permease, with protein sequence MSYDATLRFRRLFRGVPRAVDNVGEQALFYGETMRYIPNAITRYRKETIRLVAEMTMGAGALVMIGGTVGVAAFLTLASGGVIAVQGYSSLGNIGIEALTGFLSAFLNVRIVAPVIAGIALAATIGAGATAQLGAMRVAEEIDAVESMAVHAVSYLVSTRLMAGLIAIVPLYSLSVLAAFFAARFTTVFINGQSAGLYDHYFNTFLIPSDLLWSFLQAIVMAIAVMLVHTYYGFNASGGPVGVGIAVGQAVRTSLIVVVTITLFISLAVYGASGNFNLSG encoded by the coding sequence ATGAGCTACGACGCCACACTTCGTTTCCGCAGGCTGTTCCGCGGTGTGCCGCGGGCCGTCGACAACGTCGGAGAACAGGCGCTGTTCTACGGCGAGACCATGCGCTACATCCCCAACGCCATCACCCGCTACCGCAAGGAGACCATCCGCCTGGTCGCCGAGATGACGATGGGCGCGGGCGCGCTCGTCATGATCGGCGGCACGGTCGGAGTCGCGGCCTTCCTGACATTGGCCTCCGGTGGCGTCATCGCCGTCCAGGGCTACTCGTCACTCGGCAACATCGGTATCGAGGCGCTGACGGGCTTCCTGTCGGCCTTCCTCAACGTGCGCATCGTCGCACCCGTCATCGCCGGAATCGCGCTGGCCGCAACCATCGGCGCAGGCGCCACCGCCCAGCTGGGCGCGATGCGGGTGGCCGAGGAGATCGACGCCGTCGAGTCGATGGCTGTGCACGCGGTGTCCTACCTGGTGTCGACGCGGCTGATGGCCGGGCTCATCGCGATCGTGCCGTTGTACTCGTTGTCGGTGCTCGCCGCCTTCTTCGCAGCGAGGTTCACCACGGTGTTCATCAACGGGCAGTCCGCGGGTCTGTACGACCACTACTTCAATACCTTCTTGATCCCGAGCGACCTGTTGTGGTCGTTCCTGCAGGCCATCGTGATGGCCATCGCCGTCATGCTCGTGCACACCTATTACGGCTTCAACGCCTCCGGCGGCCCGGTCGGCGTGGGTATCGCGGTCGGTCAGGCCGTGCGTACCTCGCTGATCGTCGTCGTCACCATCACCCTGTTCATCTCCCTGGCCGTCTACGGCGCGTCCGGCAACTTCAACCTCTCCGGGTAG
- a CDS encoding MCE family protein yields the protein MTQDNSVSKRSRWLRTGLAAALLIMLAVGVYQVWPSRVGNKLTAYFTNAVGLYPGDEVRVVGVPVGRIDSIEPRPTDVKVNMTLDRGVKVPADAKALIIAPNLVSARFIQLTPAYTKGDEMASGASIGLDRTGVPVEWDEVKEQLTQLSTQLGPQQGSVQGPLAQFVNQAADTFDGNGDSFRNALRELSQTAGRLGDSRTDLFGTIKNLQILIDALSNSNEQIVQFTNHVSSVSQVLAQSSSGLDTTLATLNQALGDVRGLLHDSNDALIGQVSKLADFTQILTDHSDDIEQILHVTPNGLANFYNIYNPAQGTVGGLLSLPNFANPVQFICGGTFDVGANPDNYKRAEICRQRMGPVLKRITMNYPPVLFHPINSITAYKGQIIYDTPQTEAKSETPVPYLQWQNAPGVTPPQVPADASLSSLMVPPAPAAAPSTSHAGGPEAAAPPGPALAEQAPAEQAPAEQAPVAPAPAEPGAGG from the coding sequence ATGACGCAAGACAATTCGGTGTCCAAGCGCAGCCGCTGGCTGCGGACGGGGCTGGCCGCGGCGCTGCTGATCATGTTGGCGGTTGGCGTCTATCAGGTGTGGCCGTCGCGGGTCGGGAACAAGCTGACCGCCTACTTCACCAACGCGGTCGGGCTCTACCCCGGCGACGAAGTACGGGTGGTCGGTGTCCCGGTCGGCCGGATCGACTCGATCGAACCGCGGCCGACCGACGTCAAGGTCAACATGACGCTCGATCGCGGCGTCAAGGTGCCCGCCGATGCCAAGGCGCTGATCATCGCTCCGAACCTGGTGTCCGCCAGGTTCATCCAGCTGACTCCCGCCTACACCAAGGGCGACGAGATGGCCAGCGGGGCTTCGATCGGCCTGGACCGCACCGGGGTTCCGGTGGAATGGGACGAGGTCAAGGAGCAGCTGACCCAGCTGAGCACTCAGCTCGGCCCGCAGCAGGGCTCGGTGCAGGGACCGCTGGCACAGTTCGTCAATCAAGCCGCCGACACGTTCGACGGCAACGGTGACTCATTCCGCAACGCGCTGCGTGAGCTGTCGCAAACCGCTGGGCGGCTGGGTGATTCGCGCACCGACCTGTTCGGCACCATCAAGAATCTGCAGATTCTCATCGATGCGCTGTCCAACAGCAACGAGCAGATCGTGCAGTTCACCAACCATGTGTCGTCGGTCTCGCAGGTGCTGGCGCAGAGCTCCAGCGGCCTGGACACCACGCTGGCCACGCTGAACCAGGCGCTCGGCGACGTCCGCGGCCTGCTGCACGACAGCAACGACGCGCTGATCGGGCAGGTCAGCAAGCTGGCCGATTTCACCCAGATCCTCACCGATCACAGCGACGACATCGAGCAGATCCTGCACGTGACGCCCAACGGCCTGGCCAACTTCTACAACATCTACAACCCGGCCCAGGGCACTGTCGGCGGTCTGCTGTCGCTGCCGAACTTCGCCAACCCGGTGCAGTTCATCTGTGGTGGCACGTTCGACGTCGGTGCGAACCCGGACAACTACAAGCGCGCGGAGATCTGCAGGCAGCGCATGGGTCCGGTGCTCAAGCGCATCACGATGAACTACCCGCCTGTGCTGTTCCACCCGATCAACAGCATCACCGCCTACAAGGGGCAGATCATCTACGACACCCCGCAGACCGAGGCCAAGTCGGAGACACCGGTGCCATATCTGCAGTGGCAGAACGCGCCCGGTGTGACGCCGCCGCAGGTGCCCGCGGACGCATCGCTGAGTTCGTTGATGGTGCCCCCGGCGCCGGCCGCGGCCCCGAGCACATCGCATGCCGGTGGTCCCGAGGCTGCCGCACCACCGGGACCCGCTCTGGCTGAGCAGGCACCGGCTGAGCAGGCACCGGCAGAACAGGCGCCGGTGGCGCCGGCGCCCGCCGAACCGGGAGCCGGCGGATGA
- a CDS encoding MCE family protein, with amino-acid sequence MIDRLTRMQLMIFGVVTVLTVGAISLFYLHLPAAVGIGTYHVNANFVTGGGIYQNANVTYRGVTVGRVESVGLAPDGVVANLRLNSNTAIPDNVIATVKSVSAVGEQYIDLVPPADPSANKLRNNASIDQQNTRVGQDIAGLLSTADTLVSSVSNSRLQDLLRETFKAFNGSGPELARLIQSSRLLIDEANANSAQTNQLIDQAGPFLEAQMRSGDNIRSLADGLARFTGEVNNADPQLRSVLKTVPGATAEANTAFSGIRPTFPVLAANLANFGRIGVIYNKSIEQALVIFPALLAALNTVAGGVPSDEGGKLDFKIDLGDPPPCNTGFLPPTQIRSPADLTLRDLPTDMYCKTAQNDPAVVRGARNYPCQEFPGKRAPTVQLCRDPKGYIPLGSNPWRGPPVPYGTPIEDGRNILPPNKFPNIPPQVDPDPGPPVVQLPPGVQPGPGPAPHAPFPLPVPPNKPGPQPPPWPYFAPPDQVVPPYGRTPPAPDAPPAPEAPAPDAPPAPQAPLPAEATPQASAASLGTYDQHSGVFADANGGTGVYAPGADNLKPAETWVDLMMDPRQA; translated from the coding sequence ATGATTGACCGGCTCACCCGTATGCAGTTAATGATCTTCGGCGTCGTCACCGTGCTGACCGTCGGGGCGATCTCGCTGTTCTACCTGCACCTGCCCGCCGCGGTGGGTATCGGGACATACCACGTGAACGCCAATTTTGTCACCGGCGGCGGCATCTACCAGAACGCCAACGTCACCTACCGCGGCGTCACCGTCGGTCGGGTGGAGTCGGTGGGACTGGCTCCCGACGGTGTGGTCGCGAACCTGCGGCTCAACAGCAACACAGCGATCCCGGACAACGTCATCGCGACGGTCAAGAGCGTCTCGGCGGTCGGCGAGCAGTACATCGATCTGGTGCCGCCGGCCGACCCGTCGGCCAACAAGCTGCGCAACAACGCCAGCATCGACCAGCAGAACACCCGGGTCGGGCAAGACATCGCCGGGCTGTTGTCGACCGCCGACACCCTGGTCAGCAGCGTGAGCAACAGTCGCCTGCAGGATCTGCTGCGGGAGACGTTCAAGGCCTTCAACGGGTCGGGGCCGGAGTTGGCCCGGCTCATCCAGTCCTCGCGGCTGCTGATCGATGAGGCCAACGCCAACTCGGCGCAGACCAACCAGCTCATCGACCAGGCCGGGCCGTTCCTGGAAGCGCAGATGCGCAGTGGCGACAACATCCGCTCGCTCGCCGACGGGCTGGCCCGGTTCACCGGTGAGGTCAACAACGCTGATCCGCAGCTGCGGTCCGTCCTCAAGACCGTGCCGGGCGCAACCGCCGAGGCAAACACAGCCTTCAGTGGTATCCGCCCGACGTTCCCGGTGCTCGCCGCCAATCTGGCCAACTTCGGCCGCATCGGCGTGATCTACAACAAGTCGATCGAACAGGCCCTGGTGATCTTCCCGGCCCTGCTGGCCGCGCTGAACACCGTGGCAGGCGGCGTGCCGTCCGACGAGGGCGGCAAGCTGGACTTCAAGATCGACCTGGGCGATCCGCCGCCGTGCAACACGGGCTTCCTGCCGCCGACCCAGATCCGGTCTCCCGCCGATCTGACGCTGCGGGACCTGCCGACCGACATGTACTGCAAGACTGCTCAGAACGACCCTGCGGTCGTGCGCGGCGCGCGTAACTACCCGTGCCAGGAGTTCCCCGGCAAGCGGGCCCCCACGGTGCAGTTGTGCCGGGACCCCAAGGGCTACATCCCGCTGGGCAGCAACCCGTGGCGCGGGCCGCCCGTGCCGTACGGCACGCCGATCGAGGACGGCCGGAACATCCTGCCGCCCAACAAGTTCCCGAACATTCCACCGCAGGTCGACCCGGATCCTGGCCCACCGGTGGTGCAGCTGCCACCCGGTGTTCAGCCCGGCCCCGGCCCAGCGCCGCACGCGCCGTTCCCGCTGCCGGTGCCGCCGAACAAGCCGGGCCCGCAGCCGCCGCCATGGCCGTACTTCGCGCCGCCGGACCAGGTGGTGCCGCCGTACGGTCGGACTCCACCGGCGCCCGACGCCCCGCCTGCGCCTGAGGCGCCGGCTCCTGACGCGCCGCCTGCACCGCAGGCGCCGCTACCTGCGGAAGCGACACCGCAGGCCAGTGCTGCCAGCTTGGGCACCTACGATCAGCACAGTGGGGTCTTCGCGGACGCCAACGGTGGCACCGGTGTGTATGCGCCCGGCGCCGACAATCTGAAACCCGCGGAAACCTGGGTAGACCTGATGATGGATCCAAGGCAGGCTTGA
- a CDS encoding virulence factor Mce family protein yields the protein MARRGSDNALRTGIFGIVLVTCVVLVSFGYSSLPFMPQGKVYDAYFSDAGGISPGNDVSVSGIRVGKVTGVALAGDAAKVSFTVNRDIKVGDQSLVAIKTDTVLGQKSLAVTPKGSGTSTVIPLGRTTTPYTLNTALQDLGRNVGELDKPRFEEALQTLTDTLRDATPQLRGALDGVANLSRSINKRDEALEQLLMHAKRVSDLLAQRAGQVNQLVTDGNQLFAALDERRQALSNLIGGIRGVSEQLSGFVADNRREFKPALEKLNLVMDNLLERKEHIGEALKRLPPYATTLAEVVGNGPGFNINLYGLPPAAISEVLLDTYFQPGKLPDSLADMLRGYISERTIVRPKSP from the coding sequence ATGGCTAGGCGCGGCAGTGACAATGCGCTGCGGACCGGAATCTTCGGCATCGTCCTGGTGACCTGCGTGGTGCTGGTGTCGTTCGGCTACAGCAGCCTGCCCTTCATGCCGCAGGGCAAGGTGTACGACGCGTACTTCAGCGACGCCGGCGGCATCAGTCCCGGCAACGACGTGAGCGTGTCCGGCATCAGGGTCGGCAAGGTGACCGGCGTGGCGTTGGCCGGTGACGCCGCCAAGGTCAGCTTCACCGTCAACCGCGACATCAAGGTCGGCGATCAATCGCTGGTGGCGATCAAGACCGACACCGTGCTGGGTCAGAAGTCGCTTGCGGTGACGCCCAAGGGCTCGGGCACCTCGACAGTCATTCCGTTGGGCCGCACCACGACTCCGTACACCCTCAACACGGCGCTGCAGGATCTCGGGCGCAATGTCGGCGAGCTCGACAAGCCCCGCTTCGAAGAGGCTCTGCAGACGTTGACCGACACCCTGCGAGATGCCACGCCGCAGCTGCGCGGTGCGCTGGACGGGGTGGCCAATCTGTCGCGCAGCATCAACAAGCGCGACGAGGCGCTCGAACAGCTGCTGATGCACGCCAAACGGGTATCGGATCTGCTGGCCCAGCGCGCCGGACAGGTCAACCAGCTCGTCACCGACGGCAACCAGCTGTTCGCTGCCCTCGATGAGCGCCGCCAGGCACTGAGCAACCTCATCGGTGGCATCCGCGGTGTGTCCGAACAGCTCTCGGGATTCGTCGCGGACAACCGACGTGAGTTCAAGCCGGCGCTGGAAAAGCTGAACCTGGTGATGGACAACCTGCTGGAGCGCAAGGAACACATCGGCGAGGCACTCAAGCGCCTGCCGCCGTACGCCACCACACTCGCCGAGGTCGTCGGCAATGGGCCGGGCTTCAACATCAACCTGTACGGTTTGCCGCCTGCCGCGATATCCGAGGTGCTGCTCGATACCTACTTCCAGCCCGGCAAGCTGCCTGACAGCCTTGCCGACATGCTGCGCGGCTACATTTCGGAGCGGACGATCGTGAGGCCGAAGTCGCCATGA
- a CDS encoding MCE family protein yields the protein MRGKALGRKASRVSSRTVAIGCGTVLLAGCQFGGLNSLNMPGTAGHGPGSFTVTVELPDVATLPQNSPVMVDDVTVGSVSGVDAMQRPDGSFYAAVQLSLDGNVNLPANATAKVAQTSLLGSQHVELSAPVSEPGEGQLRQGANIPLKQTGRYPTTEEVLSSLGMVVNKGNLGALQDITDEAYAAVAGRAGQFTDLIPRLAELTQSLDQQTNDIIAAADGLNRFASILARSKDNLGRTLDTLPAALKVLNDNRSNIVEAFTALRSFAEVGARILSQTKDDFAADIKDLYPVIKSFNDNADDFIKDLEFLPTFPFHYKYLRNAVRGDYLNVFVTFDLTLRRFGESVFTTGGFDPNMKHLDEVINPPDWLTGEMANLSGQAADPFKIPPGTATQHEGKP from the coding sequence ATGCGGGGTAAAGCGTTGGGACGTAAGGCCTCCCGCGTGAGCAGCCGGACCGTGGCGATCGGCTGCGGTACGGTTCTGCTGGCGGGTTGCCAGTTCGGCGGGCTCAACTCGCTCAACATGCCGGGCACCGCCGGGCACGGGCCGGGGTCGTTCACCGTCACCGTCGAGCTGCCCGATGTGGCCACGTTGCCGCAGAACTCGCCGGTGATGGTCGACGACGTGACCGTGGGCAGCGTGTCCGGTGTTGACGCGATGCAACGCCCGGACGGCTCGTTCTACGCCGCGGTCCAGTTGTCGCTCGACGGCAACGTCAACCTGCCGGCCAACGCCACCGCCAAGGTCGCGCAGACCTCGCTGCTGGGATCGCAGCATGTCGAGCTTTCGGCGCCGGTCAGTGAGCCCGGCGAGGGGCAGCTGCGCCAGGGCGCCAACATCCCGTTGAAGCAGACCGGTCGCTACCCGACCACCGAGGAAGTGCTCTCCTCGCTGGGCATGGTGGTGAACAAGGGCAACCTCGGTGCGCTGCAAGACATCACCGACGAGGCATACGCGGCCGTCGCAGGCAGAGCGGGCCAGTTCACCGATCTGATCCCGCGACTGGCCGAGCTGACCCAGTCACTCGACCAGCAGACCAACGACATCATCGCGGCGGCCGACGGACTGAACCGCTTCGCCTCGATCCTGGCCCGCAGCAAGGACAACCTGGGCCGCACGCTGGACACCCTGCCCGCCGCCCTCAAGGTACTCAACGACAACCGGTCCAACATCGTCGAGGCGTTCACCGCGTTGCGCAGCTTCGCCGAGGTGGGTGCGCGCATCCTGTCGCAGACCAAGGACGACTTCGCCGCGGACATCAAGGATCTGTATCCGGTGATCAAGTCGTTCAACGACAACGCGGACGACTTCATCAAGGACCTCGAGTTCCTGCCGACCTTCCCGTTCCACTACAAGTACCTGCGCAACGCGGTCCGCGGCGACTACCTCAACGTGTTCGTGACGTTCGACCTGACCTTGCGTCGCTTCGGCGAATCGGTGTTCACCACAGGCGGTTTCGATCCGAACATGAAGCACCTCGACGAGGTGATCAACCCGCCGGACTGGCTGACGGGAGAGATGGCGAACCTCTCGGGGCAGGCCGCCGATCCGTTCAAGATCCCACCGGGAACCGCGACACAGCATGAAGGGAAGCCGTAG
- a CDS encoding MlaE family ABC transporter permease: protein MIEQLAVPARAVGGFVEMSLDTFAKIFRRPFQLKEFLDQTWMIARVSLLPTLLVAIPFTVLVAFTLNILLREIGAADLSGAGTAFGTITQLGPVVTVLVVAGAGATAICADLGARTIREEIDAMRVLGIDPIQRLVVPRVLASTFVALLLNGLVCAIGLAGGYVFSVFLQGVNPGAFINGLTVLTGLGELVLAEIKALLFGVVAGLVGCYRGLTVKGGPKGVGNAVNETVVYAFICLFVINVIMTAIGVRVLVR from the coding sequence TTGATCGAACAGCTTGCGGTTCCGGCCCGGGCCGTGGGCGGGTTCGTCGAAATGTCGCTGGACACTTTCGCCAAGATCTTCCGCCGCCCGTTTCAGCTCAAGGAATTCCTCGACCAGACCTGGATGATCGCCCGCGTCTCGCTGCTGCCGACGCTGCTGGTCGCCATCCCGTTCACCGTGCTGGTGGCGTTCACGCTCAACATCCTGCTGCGCGAGATCGGCGCCGCCGACCTGTCCGGGGCGGGCACGGCGTTCGGCACGATCACCCAGCTGGGTCCCGTCGTGACCGTGCTCGTCGTCGCGGGTGCCGGTGCCACGGCCATCTGCGCCGACCTGGGCGCCCGGACCATCCGCGAGGAGATCGACGCGATGCGGGTGCTGGGCATCGACCCGATCCAGCGCCTGGTGGTGCCCCGCGTGCTGGCATCGACGTTCGTGGCCCTGCTGCTCAACGGCCTGGTGTGCGCCATCGGCCTGGCCGGGGGTTACGTCTTCTCAGTCTTCCTGCAGGGCGTCAACCCGGGGGCTTTCATCAACGGCCTGACAGTGCTGACCGGCCTGGGCGAGTTGGTGCTCGCCGAGATCAAGGCCCTGTTGTTCGGTGTGGTCGCCGGCCTGGTCGGCTGCTACCGCGGCTTGACGGTCAAGGGCGGGCCGAAGGGTGTCGGCAACGCCGTCAACGAAACCGTGGTCTATGCGTTCATCTGCTTGTTCGTCATCAACGTGATCATGACGGCCATCGGCGTCCGGGTGCTCGTCCGATGA